In Carya illinoinensis cultivar Pawnee chromosome 6, C.illinoinensisPawnee_v1, whole genome shotgun sequence, a single genomic region encodes these proteins:
- the LOC122314022 gene encoding receptor-like serine/threonine-protein kinase SD1-8, whose amino-acid sequence MVTNIAESWLFFVLLPTLSYFKACFSLDTISAGKPLTVVDRLESRGGIFELGFDKRGASSKLYLCIWYKSFDTKDIVWVANRENPLSNQSSSRLELSQDGNLVLLEDSRRFWSTNLPFTLSNSTEAVLRDDGNFVLRDRSNLSTIFWESFDHPTDTWLPGAKLGIDNDTGKSKQIISWTSSEDPAPGMFSFGLDPNGSSQYILQWNRSQIYWSTGDWNGKTFSLAPDMWMEMNSVVNFTFVSSEKEKYFKFSVKSTSRYRFCITSSGQIQQMASRAVPWDWNLIWSRPANPSDVYASCGAFGVYNEYGNSSSPCECLKGFEDTNLNDWSGRCVRKLPLQCENSKPANGKNDSFLKMSNMRLPVKPITYLFESAGICEKSCIEKCSCTAYAYNISTCMIWEGALLNIQQLPDGDPVGKVIHLRLAADEYQRLAGDEHQIRTKGNKWRVRVTVGVLVPAAGVILCLCICFSRGKLKRKGEQASSNDILFFDFNTEFHATSDEPINKDNLKRRGKKDVELPLFSYKSVLTATNNFSIANKLGEGGFGPVYKGKLFRGQEIAVKMLSKSSGQGLEEFRNETILIAKLQHRNLVRVLGCCIEQDEKILIYEYMPNKSLDFYLFDPTKKKMLNWETRIHIIEGIAQGLLYLHQHSRLRVIHRDLKPSNILLDSGMNPKISDFGMARIVEDNQTHANTRRIIGTYGYMSPEYAMEGLYSIKSDVFSFGVLLLEIVSGKKNTGFYNSESLNLLNYAWELWTTDQTLDLMDLIIGYPPSISILLRLVNVGLLCVQENPTDRPAMHDVVLMISNEHAPLPTPKKPAFVGGRIAMDRNSAVNMSAGVNNLLTISIMEPR is encoded by the exons ATGGTTACGAATATTGCCGAGTCATGGCTTTTCTTTGTTCTGCTTCCAACTCTTTCCTACTTCAAAGCATGTTTCTCCCTCGATACAATTTCAGCGGGTAAGCCTCTTACGGTGGTCGACAGGCTGGAATCTCGAGGTGGGATATTTGAACTCGGTTTTGACAAACGAGGCGCTTCTTCGAAACTCTACCTCTGCATATGGTATAAATCCTTTGATACAAAAGACATTGTCTGGGTGGCAAATAGAGAGAACCCACTGTCTAACCAATCTTCTTCAAGACTCGAATTATCTCAAGATGGCAATCTGGTGCTGCTCGAAGATTCGAGACGATTTTGGTCCACAAATCTGCCTTTTACCCTGTCAAATTCAACTGAAGCAGTACTTCGCGATGACggaaattttgttttaagagaTAGATCGAACCTGTCTACAATATTTTGGGAGAGTTTCGACCATCCAACCGATACATGGCTGCCAGGCGCAAAGCTTGGTATCGATAATGATACTGGAAAATCGAAGCAGATTATTTCTTGGACGAGTTCGGAAGATCCTGCACCGGGTATGTTCTCGTTTGGATTAGATCCAAATGGAAGCAGTCAATATATCTTACAGTGGAACAGAAGCCAAATATATTGGAGTACTGGAGATTGGAATGGAAAAACTTTCAGCTTAGCTCCTGATATGTGGATGGAAATGAATTCTGTCGTCAACTTCACTTTTGTATccagtgaaaaggaaaaatattttaaattttctgttAAAAGTACTTCCAGGTATAGATTTTGCATTACATCTTCAGGACAGATCCAGCAAATGGCGTCGCGGGCTGTCCCTTGGGATTGGAATTTAATTTGGTCTCGACCGGCAAATCCATCTGATGTCTATGCTTCGTGTGGTGCCTTTGGCGTGTATAATGAATATGGGAATTCCTCAAGCCCTTGTGAATGTCTAAAAGGCTTTGAAGACACCAATCTGAATGATTGGTCAGGCCGTTGTGTGAGGAAATTGCCTTTGCAATGTGAGAATAGTAAGCCTGCTAATGGCAAAAATGATTCATTCCTGAAAATGTCAAACATGAGATTGCCAGTCAAACCCATAACGTATTTGTTTGAGAGTGCTGGGATATGTGAAAagtcttgcatagaaaaatgcTCTTGCACAGCTTATGCTTATAATATCAGCACGTGTATGATATGGGAAGGAGCTCTTTTGAACATACAGcaacttccagatggtgatcCGGTTGGAAAAGTCATCCATCTCAGACTTGCTGCTGATGAGTATCAAAGACTTGCTGGAGATGAGCATCAAATTAGAACCAAAG gaaacaaatggagagtACGAGTAACTGTAGGTGTTCTGGTCCCTGCAGCAGGGGTTATCTTATGTCTCTGTATTTGTTTTTCAAGGGGAAAGCTCAAACGCAAAG GGGAACAGGCTTCAAGCAATGATATACtgttttttgattttaataCGGAATTTCATGCAACGAGTGATGAACCTATCAATAAAGATAATCTGAAGAGAAGAGGGAAGAAGGATGTTGAGTTACCACTATTCAGTTATAAGAGTGTATTAACCGCAACCAATAATTTCTCGATTGCGAACAAGCTCGGGGAAGGAGGTTTTGGACCTGTCTACAAG GGGAAGTTATTCAGAGGGCAAGAAATTGCGGTGAAAATGCTTTCAAAAAGTTCAGGACAGGGACTTGAGGAGTTCAGGAATGAGACGATACTAATTGCAAAACTCCAGCATAGAAATCTTGTCAGAGTCTTGGGTTGCTGTATTGAGCAAGAcgagaaaatattaatatacgAGTACATGCCCAATAAAAGCCTGGATTTCTACCTTTTTG ATCCGACCAAGAAAAAGATGTTAAACTGGGAGACACGCATACACATTATTGAAGGCATTGCTCAAGGGCTTCTTTATCTTCATCAACATTCAAGGTTACGAGTCATACATAGAGATCTAAAGCCCAGTAACATTCTCTTGGATAGTGGAATGAACCCGAAAATATCagattttggcatggctcgAATAGTAGAAGACAATCAAACACATGCTAACACGAGGAGGATTATTGGAACTTA TGGCTATATGTCGCCTGAATATGCAATGGAGGGTCTCTACTCGATAAAGTCTGATGTGTTTAGCTTTGGAGTATTGCTGCTAGAGATTGTGAGTGGCAAGAAGAATACTGGCTTCTATAACAGCGAGTCACTCAATCTTCTTAATTAT GCTTGGGAGTTGTGGACGACGGATCAGACGTTGGACTTGATGGATTTGATTATAGGGTATCCTCCTTCCATTTCTATTCTGTTGAGACTCGTTAACGTCGGGCTTCTTTGTGTCCAAGAAAACCCGACTGATCGACCCGCCATGCATGATGTAGTCTTAATGATCAGCAATGAACATGCACCTCTGCCTACACCTAAAAAACCTGCTTTTGTCGGAGGTCGGATTGCGATGGACAGAAATTCTGCAGTCAACATGAGTGCAGGAGTAAACAACCTTTTAACGATTTCAATCATGGAACCTCGATGA